Proteins encoded by one window of Aphis gossypii isolate Hap1 chromosome X, ASM2018417v2, whole genome shotgun sequence:
- the LOC114131745 gene encoding probable lysine-specific demethylase 4B, whose translation MIFRPDWSEFQDFKRYVEFMESLGAHRHGIAKVIPPKQWTPRKASYEDNDVMNMVIPVPLCQNVQGKQGVYLQHNTEMKPMKVAKLKKLANSPDYKTPLHFDYADLERKYWKNIVYKCPIYGADVSGSITDNDVDVWNINKLGTILDYISEDYGIKIDGVNTAYLYFGMWKTTFPWHTEDMDLYSINYLHEGSPKSWYAIPPEHGRRFERLANSLFPADFLSCPAYLRHKMSVISPQVLAKNSIPFDKITQEKGEIIITFPYGYHAGFNHGFNIAESTNFASARWIEYGKRAQLCKCRKNIVKFNMDTFVRREQSDKYELWLKGNDIGCHPEDPSHRMYPAPKC comes from the exons ATGATCTTTAGACCAGATTGGTCTGAATTTCAAGATTTTAAACGCTATGTAGAGTTCATGGAGTCTCTGGGAGCTCATAGACATGGTATTGCCAAA gtgATTCCACCAAAACAATGGACTCCCAGAAAAGCCAGTTATGAAGACAATGATGTAATGAATATGGTTATCCCTGTTCCACTCTGTCaa aatgtcCAAGGTAAACAAGGGGTATACCTACAACATAATACAGAAATGAAACCTATGAAagtagcaaaattaaaaaaattggccAACTCTCCAGACTATAAAACACCTCTTCATTTTGATTATGCAGATCTTGAAagaaaatattggaaaaacattgtttataaatgtccGATATATGGTGCAGATGTATCTGGATCCATTACAGATAATGATGTGgat gtatGGAACATTAACAAATTGGGTACAATTTTGGACTATATAAGTGAGGATTatggaataaaaattgatGGAGTTAACACAGCTTATCTTTATTTTGGCATGTGGAAAACAACATTTCCTTGGCATACTGAAGATATGgatttatacagtataaacTATCTTCATGAAGGAAGTCCAAAATCATG gtatgcAATACCGCCAGAACATGGCCGACGCTTCGAAAGATTGGCCAATAGCCTTTTTCCTGCAGATTTTTTATCATGTCCAGCATATCTTAGACATAAAATGTCTGTTATATCTCCACAAGTTTTGGCAAAAAATAGTATTCCATTTgacaaa ataaCACAAGAAAAaggagaaataattataacttttccTTATGGATATCATGCTGGATTTAATCATGGTTTTAATATAGCTGAATCCACTAACTTTGCATCAGCCCGTTGGATAGAATATGGGAAAAGAGCTCAACTGTGTAAATGTCgaaaaaacattgtaaaatttaatatggatACTTTTGTGAGACGTGAACAATCTGATAAGTATGAATTGTGGCTTAAAGGAAATGATATAGGTTGCCATCCAGAAGACCCTAGTCATCGGATGTATCCAGCACCTAagtgttaa
- the LOC114131744 gene encoding uncharacterized protein LOC114131744, giving the protein MASITVMFIITIIAFTIRGAEITTTEKDLTTTSPGILYRCPALVSTEYQVTLVNSDTVSTTGCAYLMYTEGYVIEQSYMVWIGTEEYEGEDCHDLRMKYYSFSCLTKNLVLTKDRYEGLMLLRIYGNDYNKTGTPAYKCALYEELSANRSSFRFAISQNASCKGLLDVLYPPPNTMFTEFNTGATLITFNSKQANAVNNVRKRRHALSDIIGGDRGHGSVMLFQSSQSNLNGKDDSTNTSTTTDDKNMLRQSLKLENIN; this is encoded by the exons ATGGCGTCAATAACTGTTATgttcataataacaataatcgcTTTTACAATTCGTGGAGCAGAAATAACAACAACCGAAAAAGATTTGACAAcaa CCAGCCCAGGAATCTTGTATAGGTGCCCAGCCCTTGTTTCTACCGAATATCAGGTAACACTAGTAAATTCGGATACCGTGTCGACGACGGGTTGTGCATACTTAATGTACACAGAAGGCTATGTAATTGAACAGTCGTACATGGTGTGGATTGGCACAGAAGAATATGAAGGGGAAGATTGCCACGATTTAA GGATgaagtattatagttttagcTGTTTGACAAAAAATCTCGTGTTGACAAAAGACAGATACGAGGGACTGATGTTATTAAGAATATACGGAAACGATTACAACAAGACTGGGACACCAGCTTACAAATGTgca TTGTACGAGGAACTCTCTGCAAACCGTTCTTCATTCCGGTTTGCGATTAGCCAGAACGCTTCTTGTAAAGGATTATTAGATGTTCTTTACCCGCCACCAAATACGATGTTTACCGAGTTTAATACAGGGGCCACATTGATAACGTTTAATAGTAAACAAGCTAATGCAGTTAATAACGTAAG gaAACGACGACATGCTTTATCTGATATAATTGGTGGAGACCGTGGACATGGTTCAGTCATGTTGTTCCAAAGTTCGCAGTCAAATTTGAATGGGAAAGATGATAGCACAAATACCTCCACAACAactgatgataaaaatatgttacgtCAATCATTGAAACTCGAGAACATCAACTAG
- the LOC114131742 gene encoding uncharacterized protein LOC114131742 isoform X1, giving the protein MFASMYKTLLNKSKINAKDKSIVEESETVKITSNDIKHLLNELNEIKDNSDNCSDVYDITDAIELLSIVDNHPGHLNDNTLVEYSDDTKNEVRSIGKNQIGVATIKDRDMKKIVNKMNHLQCLFTWNVKSKNKNLILHIQNKYGEYNLNISSSEFTLERFIGNLIIFHELFHHGEPESAQIKILEIGKWLEELDKGTDEFYLSIKSGIQHIMKATFIHMLFAMNLTEECKWLLDDIVLLSIMHSKSRASIHAIHAAVLIEYGNPSYLKKACETAKKACALDPRTSHWFYIHSLALTAQRQFLLPYKSVPAKNEINAINQANILCNGINELFKYHEIVLFRETTVRSFYKNKNIKSFIKIINIIKTLINMDPKDPLLVINCARILMTLPIMVCDFNLGKQYLTKAFEMAPNDPTVLQAIENTVQAFKDISNKQKLKINEIIKQKPPPLKMEKSKLEIDLEFIVKKQKNGENPIPCLTDLVLKYDGLDKSKIIAQLCSYTILFTNNLKWSVEEFIKLIEIPGITNNNIITKHSSLFGSKPFNLSELICNEIRLATDLSGTSSDDMLYYFKTLPKIVETCNLKIQDVDSSMKSKLIVDSNVNSIFSNASVQSETESSDSESVKFKNLTEEILERNSKLYPYIQQLYQKILSNTHSRFNSPNVSSRDFNNYFNQNYANFSSQLQWNPFQDTPPFLSLIPQINPQNPKPKQKKNLKEK; this is encoded by the exons atgtttgcttCAATGTACAAAACACTTCTTAATAAATCCAAAATTAACGCTAAGGATAAATCGATTGTGGAGGAATCTGAAACCGTTAAAATTACTTCAAATGATATCAAACACTTGCTAAATGAATTGAATGAGATCAAAGATAATTCAGATAATTGTTCCGATGTTTACGATATTACTGATGCTATTGAGTTATTGTCTATCGTTGATAATCATCCGGGACATTTAAATGACAATACTTTAGTTGAATATTCGGACGACACTAAAAATGAAGTACGCTCTATTGGAAAAAACCAAATAGGTGTTGCTACAATTAAAGATCgcgatatgaaaaaaattgtgaataaaATGAATCATCTTCAATGTTTATTTACATGGAATGTaaagtcaaaaaataaaaatttaattttacacataCAGAATAAATATGGAGAatacaacttaaatatatcTTCATCTGAATTTACATTAGAAAG gtttataggtaatttaattatttttcatgaattaTTTCATCATGGTGAGCCCGAATCAgcccaaataaaaatattggaaattgGAAAATGGCTTGAAGAATTAGATAAAGGTACTGATgagttttatttatctattaaatctGGTATTCAACATATTATGAAGGCAACTTTCATTCATATGTTATTTGCTATGAATCTTACTGAAGAATGTAAATGG ttattggatgatattgtattattgtccaTAATGCATTCTAAATCAAGAGCATCTATACATGCGATACATGCAGCTGTACTAATTGAATATGGAAAtccaagttatttaaaaaaagcttGTGAGACAGCTAAGAAAGCATGTGCTTTAGATCCTAGAACTTCTCATTGGTTTTATATTCATTCACTTGCGTTAACAGCTCAAAGACAATTCTTACTGCCGTATAAATCAGTTCCagctaaaaatgaaattaatgcaattaatcaagcaaatattttgtgtaatggAATTAATGAACTTTTCAAATATCATGAAATTGTTCTGTTTAGAGAAACTACAGTtagaagtttttataaaaataaaaacatcaaatcgtttatcaaaattattaatattattaa aacctTAATAAACATGGATCCAAAAGACCCTCTCTTGGTAATTAACTGTGCTAGAATATTAATGACTCTTCCAATTATGgtttgtgattttaatttgGGAAAACAATACTTAACAAAAGCCTTTGAAATGGCACCAAATGATCCAACTGTTTTACAAGCAATTGAAAACACAGTTCAGGCCTTTAAAGATATT tCTAATAAAcagaaacttaaaataaacgaaataataaaacaaaaaccaccACCGTTGAAGAtggaaaaatctaaattagaaattgatttggaatttattgtaaaaaaacaaaaaaatgggGAAAATCCTATTCCTTGCCTCACTGATTTAGTTCTTAAATATGATGGCcttgataaatcaaaaattatagctCAGCTATGttcttatacaatattattcacaaaCAATCTCAAATGGAGCGTAGAAGAGTTTATTAAGTTGATAGAAATACCAGGAAttaccaacaataatataattact aAACATTCTTCGTTGTTTGGTTCAAAGCCATTTAATTTATCAGAGCTTATTTGTAATGAAATCAGATTGGCTACAGATTTAAGTGGTACTTCTTCTGATGATAtgctgtattattttaaaacattacctAAAATCGTGGAAACATGTAATCTAAAAATTCAAGATGTTGACTCATCCATGAAGAGTAAGCTTATTGTTGATTCAAATGTCaattctatattttcaaatgcatCAGTGCAAAGTGAAACTGAATCTTCAGATAGCgaaagtgttaaatttaaaaatttaactgaagaaattttagaaaggaattcaaaattatacccTTATATCCaacaattatatcaaaaaattttatctaatacACATTCACGGTTTAATTCGCCTAATGTATCGTCAAgagattttaataactatttcaatCAAAACTATGCAAACTTTAGCTCTCAATTACAATGGAATCCATTTCAGGATACACCACCATTTCTTAGTTTAATACCCCAGATAAATCCACAAAATCCAAAAcctaagcaaaaaaaaaacttaaaagaaaaatag
- the LOC114131742 gene encoding uncharacterized protein LOC114131742 isoform X2: MFASMYKTLLNKSKINAKDKSIVEESETVKITSNDIKHLLNELNEIKDNSDNCSDVYDITDAIELLSIVDNHPGHLNDNTLVEYSDDTKNEVRSIGKNQIGVATIKDRDMKKIVNKMNHLQCLFTWNVKSKNKNLILHIQNKYGEYNLNISSSEFTLERFIGNLIIFHELFHHGEPESAQIKILEIGKWLEELDKGTDEFYLSIKSGIQHIMKATFIHMLFAMNLTEECKWLLDDIVLLSIMHSKSRASIHAIHAAVLIEYGNPSYLKKACETAKKACALDPRTSHWFYIHSLALTAQRQFLLPYKSVPAKNEINAINQANILCNGINELFKYHEIVLFRETTVRSFYKNKNIKSFIKIINIIKTLINMDPKDPLLVINCARILMTLPIMVCDFNLGKQYLTKAFEMAPNDPTVLQAIENTVQAFKDIKHSSLFGSKPFNLSELICNEIRLATDLSGTSSDDMLYYFKTLPKIVETCNLKIQDVDSSMKSKLIVDSNVNSIFSNASVQSETESSDSESVKFKNLTEEILERNSKLYPYIQQLYQKILSNTHSRFNSPNVSSRDFNNYFNQNYANFSSQLQWNPFQDTPPFLSLIPQINPQNPKPKQKKNLKEK; encoded by the exons atgtttgcttCAATGTACAAAACACTTCTTAATAAATCCAAAATTAACGCTAAGGATAAATCGATTGTGGAGGAATCTGAAACCGTTAAAATTACTTCAAATGATATCAAACACTTGCTAAATGAATTGAATGAGATCAAAGATAATTCAGATAATTGTTCCGATGTTTACGATATTACTGATGCTATTGAGTTATTGTCTATCGTTGATAATCATCCGGGACATTTAAATGACAATACTTTAGTTGAATATTCGGACGACACTAAAAATGAAGTACGCTCTATTGGAAAAAACCAAATAGGTGTTGCTACAATTAAAGATCgcgatatgaaaaaaattgtgaataaaATGAATCATCTTCAATGTTTATTTACATGGAATGTaaagtcaaaaaataaaaatttaattttacacataCAGAATAAATATGGAGAatacaacttaaatatatcTTCATCTGAATTTACATTAGAAAG gtttataggtaatttaattatttttcatgaattaTTTCATCATGGTGAGCCCGAATCAgcccaaataaaaatattggaaattgGAAAATGGCTTGAAGAATTAGATAAAGGTACTGATgagttttatttatctattaaatctGGTATTCAACATATTATGAAGGCAACTTTCATTCATATGTTATTTGCTATGAATCTTACTGAAGAATGTAAATGG ttattggatgatattgtattattgtccaTAATGCATTCTAAATCAAGAGCATCTATACATGCGATACATGCAGCTGTACTAATTGAATATGGAAAtccaagttatttaaaaaaagcttGTGAGACAGCTAAGAAAGCATGTGCTTTAGATCCTAGAACTTCTCATTGGTTTTATATTCATTCACTTGCGTTAACAGCTCAAAGACAATTCTTACTGCCGTATAAATCAGTTCCagctaaaaatgaaattaatgcaattaatcaagcaaatattttgtgtaatggAATTAATGAACTTTTCAAATATCATGAAATTGTTCTGTTTAGAGAAACTACAGTtagaagtttttataaaaataaaaacatcaaatcgtttatcaaaattattaatattattaa aacctTAATAAACATGGATCCAAAAGACCCTCTCTTGGTAATTAACTGTGCTAGAATATTAATGACTCTTCCAATTATGgtttgtgattttaatttgGGAAAACAATACTTAACAAAAGCCTTTGAAATGGCACCAAATGATCCAACTGTTTTACAAGCAATTGAAAACACAGTTCAGGCCTTTAAAGATATT aAACATTCTTCGTTGTTTGGTTCAAAGCCATTTAATTTATCAGAGCTTATTTGTAATGAAATCAGATTGGCTACAGATTTAAGTGGTACTTCTTCTGATGATAtgctgtattattttaaaacattacctAAAATCGTGGAAACATGTAATCTAAAAATTCAAGATGTTGACTCATCCATGAAGAGTAAGCTTATTGTTGATTCAAATGTCaattctatattttcaaatgcatCAGTGCAAAGTGAAACTGAATCTTCAGATAGCgaaagtgttaaatttaaaaatttaactgaagaaattttagaaaggaattcaaaattatacccTTATATCCaacaattatatcaaaaaattttatctaatacACATTCACGGTTTAATTCGCCTAATGTATCGTCAAgagattttaataactatttcaatCAAAACTATGCAAACTTTAGCTCTCAATTACAATGGAATCCATTTCAGGATACACCACCATTTCTTAGTTTAATACCCCAGATAAATCCACAAAATCCAAAAcctaagcaaaaaaaaaacttaaaagaaaaatag
- the LOC126552134 gene encoding putative inhibitor of apoptosis: MDIDMNINMDFESRLKTFNENWSLTFISPFEMAQAGFAYLGVKHLVRCSTCKIRLSTWRNGDNPLCIHFSIATNRCGFLRESMMTNRGRMNTFQDWPVTFLKPRDMAKAGFVYTGVGDKVKCFTCLEEFDKWEKNDTPMGEHMNHSSQCPFVISYKRKFNNPSGPYGLTSLGVKTIEDKLHTEGIVLFVNPLFYESMVALNARLKSFNRCVISLQLDINAVCKAGFFYSGNGYTDSLTCFYCGVTIIKCNGDFEPWEVHAEMSKTCNYLFLKKGKSFCDRANDVKSDEIKSNQLKLFKLIAAKKNTLTLKSEMSIQSTKKHFKEIKITKILSDKIEEHLFQKLAPNLLPDNMLCKICYKEVIEVAIVPCGHAIACIECALSFNYCSMCRMSCSRLIRIHLCLNKKNDENLKLKPCSSKMSSGDELNPKLCKVCLKEEMSTVFLPCRHVYTCVKCAEETSECLVCREDVYSFIKIYL, translated from the exons ATGGATATTgacatgaatattaatatggaTTTTGAAAGTCGTTTGAAAACCTTTAATGAAAATTGGAGTCTAACTTTTATATCACCCTTTGAAATGGCCCAAGCTGGTTTTGCTTACTTAGGCGTTAAACATCTAGTGAGATGTAGTACTTGCAAAATAAGACTTTCTACATGGCGAAATGGTGATAAtccattatgtatacattttagtatcgCTACTAATAGATGTGGATTTCTTCGAGAGTCT atGATGACAAATAGAGGTCGTATGAATACGTTTCAAGACTGGCCTGTTACCTTTTTAAAACCTCGTGATATGGCCAAAGCTGGTTTTGTTTACACGGGTGTTGGAGATAAGGTAAAGTGTTTTACGTGCTTGGAAGAATTTGATAAATGGGAAAAAAATGATACTCCAATGGGTGAACATATGAATCACAGTTCACAATGTCCATTTGTGATTTCATACAAAA gaAAATTTAACAATCCATCTGGTCCCTATGGCTTAACCAGTTTGGGAGTAAAAACGATAGAAGATAAGTTACATACTGAGGGTATTGTGCTATTCGTAAAtcctttattttatgaatcaaTGGTTGCCTTGAATGCCCGCCTCAAATCATTTAATAGATGTGTGATATCATTGCAACTAGATATTAATGCTGTATGCAAAGctggatttttttattcag GCAATGGTTATACTGATAGTTtgacttgtttttattgtggtgttactatcattaaatgtaatgGAGACTTTGAACCATGGGAAGTACATGCCGAAATGTCGAAAacttgtaattatttgtttttaaagaaaGGCAAAAGCTTTTGCGACAGGGCGAATGACGTGAAAAGCGATGAAATAAAATCCAATCAActg aAATTATTCAAGTTGATtgctgcaaaaaaaaatacactcaCACTTAAATCTGAAATGAGTATACAATCAACAAAAAA gcatTTTAAGGAGATAAAAATcaccaaaatattatctgaTAAAATTGAGGAGCATCTTTTTCAAAAGCTAGCACCAAATTTATTACCagataatatgttatgcaAAATTTGCTATAAGGAAGTAATCGAAGTTGCTATTGTCCCTTGCGGTCATGCTATTGCCTGCATTGAATGTGCTTTATCGTTTAATTATTGCTCCATGTGTAGAATGTCATGCTCAAGATTAATTagaatacatttatgtttgaataaaaaaaatgatgaaaaccTCAAACTAAAACCGTGCAGTTCAAAAATGTCTTCAGGCGATGAATTGAACCCAAAGCTTTGCAAAGTTTGTCTTAAAGAAGAAATGTCAACAGTATTTTTACCTTGTAGACATGTCTATACCTGTGTTAAATGTGCAGAAGAAACAAGTGAGTGCCTTGTTTGTAGAGAAGATGtctattcttttattaaaatatacttataa